One region of Oryza sativa Japonica Group chromosome 5, ASM3414082v1 genomic DNA includes:
- the LOC4339621 gene encoding splicing factor U2af small subunit B, whose protein sequence is MAEHLASIFGTEKDRVNCPFYFKIGACRHGDRCSRLHNRPTVSPTIVLANMYQRPDMITPGVDAQGQPIDPEKMQEHFEDFYEDIYEELSKFGEVETLNVCDNLADHMIGNVYVQFREEEQAVAAHNALQGRFYSGRPIIVEYSPVTDFREATCRQFEENSCNRGGYCNFMHVKQIGRELRRKLYGGRSRRSHGRSRSPSPRHRRGNRDRDDFRRERDGYRGGGDGYRGGGGGGGGDGYRGGDSYRGGGGGGRRGGGSRYDRYDDGGRRRHGSPPRRARSPVRESSEERRAKIEQWNREREEKP, encoded by the coding sequence ATGGCGGAGCATTTGGCTTCAATATTTGGGACTGAGAAGGATAGGGTTAACTGCCCCTTTTACTTCAAGATTGGGGCTTGCCGTCATGGGGATCGTTGCTCCCGTCTGCACAACAGGCCAACTGTGTCGCCGACAATTGTGCTTGCTAACATGTATCAGCGCCCTGATATGATCACACCAGGAGTCGATGCTCAAGGCCAACCTATTGATCCTGAAAAGATGCAGGAGCACTTTGAGGATTTCTATGAGGATATCTATGAGGAGCTGAGCAAGTTTGGTGAGGTTGAGACCCTCAATGTCTGTGATAACCTTGCTGACCACATGATAGGCAATGTGTATGTCCAGTTCAGGGAGGAAGAACAGGCAGTCGCTGCGCATAATGCCCTTCAAGGTCGCTTCTACTCAGGGCGCCCAATAATTGTTGAGTATTCCCCTGTGACTGATTTCCGTGAGGCGACCTGTAGGCAGTTTGAGGAGAACAGCTGCAACCGTGGGGGCTACTGTAATTTTATGCATGTAAAGCAGATTGGCAGGGAGCTCAGGAGGAAGCTTTATGGGGGGCGATCCAGGAGGAGCCATGGGAGAAGCCGCAGCCCAAGCCCACGCCACAGGAGGGGCAATCGTGACCGTGATGATTTCCGCCGTGAACGTGATGGTTatcgtggtggtggtgatggttaccgtggcggcggcggtggcggtggtggtgacggttACCGCGGCGGTGATAGTtaccgtggtggtggtggtggtggacgcaGGGGTGGGGGCAGCAGGTATGACAGGTATGATGATGGAGGAAGGCGCAGGCATGGCAGCCCCCCAAGGCGTGCAAGGAGCCCAGTCAGGGAAAGCAGCGAGGAACGCAGGGCGAAGATTGAACAGTGGAACCGTGAACGGGAGGAAAAGCCTTGA